From the genome of Emys orbicularis isolate rEmyOrb1 chromosome 17, rEmyOrb1.hap1, whole genome shotgun sequence, one region includes:
- the LOC135891055 gene encoding fibrinogen-like protein 1-like protein gives MGFQARTSRLQGCLALLAVASVTRFCTTPVQSAEHGGGTSVTSQSGFPRDCSYIPRDSPSGVYAIQPAGSPPRVVWCDMDTEGKGWTVVQRNSYNTEITWKESWSTYKYGFGNVQQDYWLGNEYLSLLTRQNAYKVRFVVEDKSNNTRYAEYDIFSVEDESSGYPLRLGRYSGDGKDYFTTDNAGGIHDNMKFTTTDKDQDRHGYNCADSYNGGWWYNNCHNVQLNAKGYIYWLGFCSSGECKSSTILVKPADVC, from the exons ATGG GGTTCCAAGCCAGGACGAGCCGTCTCCAGGGATGCCTTGCCCTCCTGGCTGTGGCCTCAGTGACTCGTTTCTGCACAACCCCTGTCCAGAGCGCTGAGCATGGGGGTGGCACGAGTGTCACTTCCCAGAGTG GGTTCCCCAGAGACTGCAGCTACATTCCCAGGGACAGCCCCAGTGGGGTCTATGCCATCCAGCCGGCAGGCTCTCCCCCTCGAGTGGTGTGGTGTGACATGGACACCGAAGGCAAAGGCTGGACCGTTGTCCAGAGAAATTCTTACAACACAGAGATCACCTGGAAGGAGTCCTGGAGCACGTACAAGTACGGCTTTGGGAACGTGCAGCAGGATTACTGGCTGGGCAACGAGTACCTGTCCCTGCTCACGCGGCAGAATGCCTACAAGGTCCGCTTTGTCGTGGAGGACAAATCCAACAACACCCGCTACGCAGAGTACGACATCTTCAGTGTCGAGGATGAGTCCAGCGGGTACCCGCTGAGGCTGGGCAGGTACTCTGGGGACGGCAAGGACTATTTTACCACCGACAACGCGGGGGGCATACACGACAACATGAAATTCACTACGACTGACAAGGATCAGGACCGACACGGTTATAATTGTGCAGACAGCTATAATGGAGGTTGGTGGTACAACAACTGTCATAATGTCCAGCTCAATGCGAAAGGCTACATCTACTGGTTAGGATTTTGTAGTTCTGGAGAGTGCAAATCCTCCACCATTCTGGTTAAACCAGCAGACGTGTGTTga